One Desulfovibrio fairfieldensis genomic window carries:
- a CDS encoding primase-helicase zinc-binding domain-containing protein, with amino-acid sequence MSNILDFLSCQEAFKAKGPHEWAGPCPDCGGRDRFLVWPDRPRGGAFLCRGCGAKGDGIQFLRQFYGMSYPDACRALSLTPRDSHASYPAKPNPRHTPGTARPVTVPMPKPAQLPPVPWMERAAVFLVNCQRGLETDAETVLAVTGRYLTPDTARACGLGWNPRDRYEPRAAWNLPTQQGRDKLLLPRGLVIATRRRAGIMALTVRCPDDRPEGRPKYWQVAGSSNVPFVAGRAGLPVLLVESSLDAALVHQESGDLCAAVALMGDLKGADTATDAFVRAAPLVIACPDNDAGGRIAWQRWKQAFPSAVCCPAVSAKDPTEMHAAALRLEAVPTVREWVTSVLSLAENSRLDGRKNVENEQDDTPSISTSNSAQEAA; translated from the coding sequence ATGAGCAATATTCTGGACTTTCTCTCTTGCCAGGAGGCTTTCAAAGCCAAAGGCCCGCACGAGTGGGCCGGACCCTGTCCCGACTGCGGGGGCCGCGACCGCTTTCTTGTCTGGCCGGACCGTCCGCGTGGCGGCGCATTCCTGTGCCGTGGCTGCGGAGCCAAGGGCGACGGCATTCAATTCCTACGGCAGTTCTACGGCATGAGCTACCCGGACGCCTGTAGGGCGCTGAGCCTGACGCCAAGGGACAGCCATGCCTCTTATCCTGCCAAGCCGAACCCCCGGCACACGCCCGGCACAGCGCGCCCCGTGACTGTGCCGATGCCCAAGCCCGCCCAACTTCCCCCGGTCCCGTGGATGGAGCGCGCCGCCGTATTCTTGGTCAACTGCCAGCGGGGCCTTGAGACTGACGCGGAGACGGTGCTTGCCGTCACAGGACGCTATCTGACTCCCGACACCGCCCGCGCCTGCGGTCTGGGCTGGAACCCCCGCGATAGATACGAACCCCGCGCCGCGTGGAATCTGCCCACCCAACAGGGCCGGGACAAGCTCTTGCTGCCGCGCGGCTTGGTGATCGCCACCCGCCGCCGGGCCGGGATCATGGCCCTGACCGTTCGCTGTCCCGATGACCGCCCGGAAGGCCGCCCCAAATACTGGCAAGTTGCCGGGTCCAGCAATGTGCCCTTTGTGGCCGGGCGTGCTGGCCTACCCGTGCTGCTGGTGGAATCCTCCCTGGACGCCGCGCTTGTCCATCAGGAGTCCGGGGACTTGTGCGCCGCCGTGGCGCTCATGGGCGATTTGAAGGGCGCGGATACAGCCACCGACGCTTTTGTCAGGGCTGCGCCGTTGGTGATTGCCTGTCCCGACAATGACGCCGGGGGCCGGATCGCCTGGCAGAGATGGAAGCAGGCCTTCCCTTCTGCCGTGTGTTGTCCCGCCGTGTCCGCCAAAGACCCGACCGAGATGCACGCCGCCGCACTCCGGCTTGAAGCTGTGCCCACTGTCCGTGAGTGGGTCACATCCGTTCTTTCCCTTGCCGAAAATTCGCGCCTAGATGGCCGCAAAAACGTCGAAAACGAGCAAGACGACACACCGTCCATATCAACCTCAAACAGCGCGCAGGAGGCCGCGTAA
- a CDS encoding AAA family ATPase, translating into MSQAAVLTPADTVAQIEQARADFLAACPADPAREESASPVQPRPLQLDISKYSGERYFSEFPPAFDWLLKGSLRCKTLGAMIGAPGSGKSTAAIQLAIAVAAGLPWLGAWEPAHEGRALYISAEDDELTLHRRVHHTLKTLPEQAQVQAMKNIFAVPVTGDVALCRGMGGDVIKTDALTDLRAILKEFRPTLLILDTLARFLAVAENDNPAMTAACALLEEVCRDFDCATVLLHHTAKVTGALASDDLSLNTALEQTASRGASALAGCVRWQVNLAPLASKLAVKIIGEDAVGRADGAFLAVRVSKKNCGAPEPKYFLSRCEHGLLRRVEPVAQEQEAQSREADAAALVAEVKRRAEEGLEPLASSRGGVDAFGWGVERHKKAKFYALESGGIVEAKKDKGNGTVLMPRACSRACSNAPFTACSDEPEQGFLVNNLK; encoded by the coding sequence ATGAGCCAAGCCGCCGTCCTCACTCCCGCCGACACCGTCGCCCAGATTGAGCAGGCCCGCGCCGACTTTCTCGCCGCCTGCCCGGCGGACCCGGCAAGGGAAGAGTCCGCTTCTCCTGTTCAACCGCGCCCGTTGCAACTGGACATCTCCAAGTACAGCGGAGAGCGGTACTTTTCGGAATTTCCGCCCGCCTTCGACTGGCTTCTGAAAGGCAGCCTGCGTTGCAAGACCTTGGGAGCTATGATCGGAGCGCCGGGGTCCGGTAAGTCCACCGCCGCCATTCAGCTTGCCATTGCCGTGGCTGCTGGCCTGCCTTGGCTTGGAGCGTGGGAACCGGCGCATGAGGGCCGTGCCCTCTACATCTCGGCGGAGGACGACGAACTGACCTTACACCGCCGCGTTCACCATACTCTGAAAACGCTGCCGGAACAGGCCCAAGTTCAGGCGATGAAAAATATCTTCGCTGTGCCTGTGACCGGTGACGTGGCCTTGTGCCGAGGGATGGGCGGCGACGTAATCAAGACTGATGCTCTGACCGACTTGCGCGCCATCCTGAAAGAGTTTCGCCCCACGCTGCTGATCCTTGACACCCTGGCCCGCTTCCTAGCCGTGGCCGAGAATGACAATCCGGCCATGACCGCCGCTTGTGCGCTCCTGGAAGAAGTTTGCCGAGATTTTGACTGCGCCACCGTCCTCTTGCACCACACCGCAAAAGTGACGGGTGCGCTGGCCTCCGACGACTTGTCCTTGAATACCGCCCTTGAACAGACCGCCAGCCGTGGCGCTTCCGCACTTGCGGGCTGCGTCCGCTGGCAGGTCAATCTTGCCCCTCTGGCCTCCAAGCTGGCCGTCAAGATTATTGGCGAAGATGCAGTGGGCCGGGCTGACGGGGCCTTTCTGGCCGTGCGCGTGAGCAAGAAAAACTGCGGTGCGCCGGAACCTAAATATTTTCTTTCCCGCTGTGAGCATGGCCTGTTGCGCCGAGTTGAACCCGTCGCCCAAGAGCAGGAGGCACAGAGCCGGGAGGCGGACGCCGCCGCCCTGGTGGCAGAGGTGAAGCGCCGGGCAGAAGAAGGGCTGGAGCCTTTAGCATCTAGCCGTGGTGGGGTCGATGCCTTTGGCTGGGGTGTAGAGCGTCACAAAAAAGCGAAGTTCTATGCCTTGGAATCAGGGGGGATTGTGGAGGCCAAAAAAGACAAGGGCAACGGCACGGTGCTGATGCCGCGAGCTTGTTCTAGAGCTTGTTCCAATGCCCCTTTTACCGCTTGTTCCGACGAACCAGAACAAGGCTTTTTAGTAAATAATTTAAAATAG
- a CDS encoding helix-turn-helix transcriptional regulator translates to MSQRIPTLPVTGFLRLNDVLKFIPIKKTRWYKGVKSGEFPRPIAFSPRVKVYRVEDIRALIEQFGSQSTEGAE, encoded by the coding sequence ATGTCACAGCGCATCCCTACTTTGCCGGTAACAGGTTTTCTCCGTCTGAACGATGTCTTGAAGTTCATCCCTATAAAAAAAACGCGGTGGTACAAAGGCGTAAAATCAGGAGAGTTCCCTCGCCCCATAGCCTTTAGCCCTCGCGTCAAGGTGTACCGTGTTGAAGACATCCGTGCTCTGATTGAGCAGTTCGGTTCTCAATCCACTGAGGGTGCGGAGTAA
- a CDS encoding tyrosine-type recombinase/integrase produces MPLSDTALRNAKPQDKPYKLYDAGGLFIIVTPGGGKWWRLKYRLGGKEKLLSLGTYPDTGLKEARVKRDEARKLIAQGIDPSAQRQAIKASFTSAEADSFEIVTREWFGKHVVNLAPSYAKKVRSLFERQIFPVVGAKPIAEVEPTDILNAARRIEQTGAIETAHRLIQICGQVFRYAIATGRTKYDVSTGLHAALPKVNVKHMAALTDKKRIGQLLRAIDAYGGFFPMRCALRLAPLLFVRPGELQKAEWAEFDLTAKEWRLPASKMKMRQRHIVPLSRQALSILAELQPYTGNGRFLFPSIRTDTKPISIESMLVAIRSMGFTKDEMTMHGFRGMASTLLNEMGYNRDWIERQLAHGERDHVRAAYNYAEHLPERRRMMDEWANYLDGLRGQSDPQSADRGKPTA; encoded by the coding sequence ATGCCCCTTTCTGACACGGCCCTGCGCAACGCCAAGCCCCAAGATAAACCATACAAACTGTATGACGCCGGGGGACTATTTATCATTGTTACCCCAGGCGGGGGTAAGTGGTGGCGGCTCAAGTACCGGCTTGGGGGTAAGGAAAAATTGCTCTCGCTTGGGACTTACCCCGACACGGGGTTGAAAGAAGCGCGCGTCAAACGTGATGAGGCTAGAAAACTCATTGCCCAGGGCATTGACCCCAGCGCCCAGCGCCAAGCCATCAAGGCCAGCTTCACAAGCGCGGAGGCTGATTCCTTTGAAATCGTGACGCGGGAATGGTTTGGCAAGCATGTGGTAAATCTCGCGCCCAGCTATGCCAAAAAAGTACGATCTCTCTTTGAGCGCCAGATTTTCCCCGTGGTAGGGGCAAAGCCCATTGCGGAGGTCGAACCTACGGACATCTTGAATGCTGCCCGGCGGATTGAGCAGACCGGAGCTATTGAGACGGCCCACCGCCTGATTCAGATTTGCGGTCAGGTCTTTCGCTATGCCATTGCTACAGGGCGGACCAAGTACGATGTTTCAACCGGACTTCACGCCGCCCTGCCCAAGGTCAACGTCAAGCACATGGCCGCCCTCACGGACAAAAAGCGCATCGGCCAACTTCTGCGAGCCATAGACGCCTATGGAGGCTTCTTTCCTATGCGCTGCGCCCTCCGCCTTGCCCCCCTGCTCTTTGTGCGCCCTGGCGAGCTGCAGAAAGCCGAATGGGCGGAATTCGACCTCACGGCAAAAGAATGGCGGCTCCCGGCCAGCAAGATGAAGATGCGCCAGCGCCATATTGTCCCGCTCTCGCGGCAAGCCCTGAGCATATTAGCGGAGCTACAGCCCTATACCGGCAATGGGCGCTTTCTCTTCCCCTCCATTCGTACAGACACGAAACCCATCTCCATTGAATCCATGTTGGTGGCGATCCGCAGCATGGGCTTCACCAAGGACGAAATGACCATGCACGGCTTCCGGGGCATGGCGTCTACCCTGCTCAATGAGATGGGTTATAACCGTGACTGGATCGAGCGCCAGCTTGCCCACGGGGAACGCGACCATGTGCGGGCCGCTTACAATTACGCTGAGCATTTGCCGGAGCGCCGCCGCATGATGGATGAATGGGCCAACTATCTGGACGGCTTACGCGGGCAATCTGACCCGCAATCCGCGGACAGGGGCAAGCCTACCGCTTGA
- a CDS encoding SufB/SufD family protein produces MSTVDLSRFSFSGGENAAPIDDLTRLPAEDRERLVLAGIDVNDRQVSGAFMQLNHAGVHCETRRDGLELMDIRAALKKFDGLPRYYWQMLDPDKDDFTRMAREHLNGGYFVRARKGAKISEPVQSCMFIKGHGAGQSIHNIVVVEEGAELHILGGCATAHEARDAAHLGITEYYVEKGGKLTFTMIHNWGDSTTVRPRSAGRVEAGGEFQNNYILLKPVGDLQMYPLMELTGNNAVARFNSVIVAPAGSYVDCGNRIELNAPDTRGEVISRVLTTGGTVINRGYIGAAAAPAKGHLECKGLIMGGGRIHAIPELNSNQDGVELSHEAAVGKIAQEEIEYLMARGLDEDEAASTIVRGFLNVEIMGLPAPLKKAMDEQIALLETGHAM; encoded by the coding sequence ATGAGTACCGTGGATCTCTCCCGCTTTTCCTTCAGCGGCGGTGAAAACGCCGCTCCCATCGACGATCTGACCCGTCTGCCGGCCGAGGACCGCGAACGTCTGGTGCTGGCGGGCATCGACGTCAACGACCGCCAGGTCAGCGGCGCGTTCATGCAGCTCAACCACGCGGGCGTGCACTGTGAGACGCGCCGGGACGGCCTGGAGCTCATGGACATCCGCGCGGCCCTCAAGAAGTTCGACGGGCTGCCGCGCTATTACTGGCAGATGCTCGACCCGGACAAGGACGACTTCACCCGCATGGCCCGCGAGCACCTGAACGGCGGCTATTTCGTGCGGGCGCGCAAGGGCGCCAAAATCAGCGAGCCCGTGCAGTCCTGCATGTTCATCAAGGGACACGGCGCGGGCCAGAGCATCCACAACATCGTGGTGGTGGAGGAAGGCGCGGAACTGCACATTCTGGGCGGCTGCGCCACGGCCCACGAGGCGCGCGACGCCGCCCACCTGGGCATTACGGAATATTATGTGGAAAAAGGCGGCAAGCTGACCTTCACCATGATCCACAACTGGGGCGACAGCACCACGGTGCGGCCCCGCTCCGCCGGGCGGGTGGAAGCCGGAGGCGAGTTTCAGAACAATTACATCCTGCTCAAGCCCGTGGGCGATCTGCAGATGTACCCGCTCATGGAACTGACCGGAAACAATGCGGTGGCCCGCTTCAATTCGGTCATCGTGGCCCCGGCCGGCTCGTACGTGGACTGCGGCAACCGCATTGAACTCAACGCCCCGGACACGCGCGGCGAGGTCATCTCGCGTGTGCTGACCACGGGCGGCACGGTGATCAACCGGGGCTACATCGGCGCGGCGGCGGCCCCGGCAAAAGGGCATCTGGAATGCAAGGGCCTGATCATGGGCGGCGGGCGCATCCATGCCATCCCGGAGCTGAACAGCAATCAGGACGGCGTGGAATTGTCGCACGAGGCCGCCGTAGGCAAGATCGCCCAGGAGGAAATCGAATACCTCATGGCGCGCGGCCTGGACGAGGATGAAGCGGCCTCCACCATTGTGCGCGGTTTCCTCAATGTGGAAATCATGGGCCTGCCCGCGCCGCTGAAAAAGGCCATGGACGAACAGATCGCCCTGCTGGAAACCGGCCACGCCATGTAG
- a CDS encoding ABC transporter ATP-binding protein, producing MLEIHNLHVSIKGTPVLKGIDLSIEPGETFILFGPNGSGKTTLLMTLMGVSGYEVTEGRIIFKGQDITHAPMYERARLGIGMSFQRPPTIHGLPTGKLVELCGRGREMDIPAMARKVHFDQFLDRDVNAGFSGGEIKRSELLQLMAQRPDLLLFDEPESGVDLENMALVGNTVRHLLDGIPDACSATLRERERRRSTSGLIITHTGHILEYVNAHRGQVMYHGKLCCEARPREILDHIANHGYQECLRCLAGDMYGKIAEAPLV from the coding sequence ATGCTTGAAATCCATAATCTGCACGTTTCGATCAAAGGCACGCCCGTGCTCAAGGGCATCGACCTGAGCATCGAGCCCGGCGAAACCTTTATTCTTTTCGGGCCCAACGGTTCGGGCAAGACCACCCTGCTGATGACCCTGATGGGCGTTTCCGGCTACGAGGTCACCGAGGGCCGGATCATCTTCAAGGGACAGGACATTACCCACGCGCCCATGTACGAGCGGGCCCGCCTGGGCATCGGCATGTCCTTCCAGCGCCCGCCCACCATCCACGGCCTGCCCACGGGCAAGCTGGTGGAGCTCTGCGGCCGGGGACGCGAGATGGACATCCCGGCCATGGCCCGCAAGGTGCACTTCGACCAATTTCTGGACCGCGACGTCAACGCGGGCTTTTCCGGCGGCGAGATCAAGCGCTCGGAACTTTTGCAGCTCATGGCCCAGCGGCCGGACCTGCTGCTCTTCGACGAGCCGGAATCCGGCGTGGACCTGGAAAACATGGCCCTGGTGGGCAACACCGTGCGCCATCTGCTGGACGGCATACCCGACGCCTGCAGCGCCACCCTGCGCGAGCGGGAGCGCAGGCGTTCCACCAGCGGGCTGATCATCACCCACACCGGCCACATTCTGGAATACGTCAACGCGCACCGGGGCCAGGTCATGTACCACGGCAAGCTCTGCTGCGAGGCCCGGCCGCGCGAAATTCTCGACCACATCGCCAACCACGGCTATCAGGAATGCCTGCGATGTCTGGCAGGCGACATGTACGGCAAAATCGCGGAGGCGCCCCTCGTATGA
- the rfaD gene encoding ADP-glyceromanno-heptose 6-epimerase, which translates to MYVITGGAGFIGSALLWQLNRMDLDEIVVVDNLASSEKWRNLVKRRYVDYLHRDRFYELMRRDALPWKITAVVHLGACSSTTERDADFLMENNFHYSRDLCRYALDKGARFINASSAATYGDGSLGFSDDPALIPRLAPLNMYGYSKQLFDLWLLREKLHGEVVSLKFFNVYGPNEYHKGSMQSVVVKAHRQIREHGRLALFKSDVPGLADGEQKRDFVYVKDCTALLAWLLERKDVSGIHNVGTGAARGFNDLGRAVFAALGRECRIDYVDMPETLRGKYQNYTRAEMDWLARVDCPLGFTSLEEGVADYVCNYLEKDDSYL; encoded by the coding sequence ATGTACGTGATCACCGGCGGCGCGGGCTTTATCGGCAGCGCCCTGCTCTGGCAGTTGAACCGCATGGATCTGGACGAAATCGTGGTGGTGGACAATCTGGCCAGCAGCGAGAAATGGCGCAATCTGGTCAAACGCCGCTATGTGGACTATCTGCACCGCGACCGCTTTTACGAGCTGATGCGGCGAGACGCCTTGCCCTGGAAGATCACGGCCGTGGTCCATCTGGGGGCCTGTTCCTCCACCACCGAGCGCGACGCGGACTTTCTGATGGAAAACAATTTCCACTACAGCCGCGATCTCTGCCGCTACGCCCTGGACAAGGGCGCGCGCTTCATCAACGCCAGCTCCGCGGCCACTTACGGCGACGGCAGTCTGGGGTTCAGCGACGATCCGGCCCTGATCCCCCGCCTCGCGCCTCTGAACATGTACGGCTACTCCAAGCAGCTCTTCGACCTCTGGCTGTTGCGGGAGAAATTGCACGGCGAGGTGGTCAGCCTGAAATTCTTCAATGTTTACGGCCCCAACGAATACCACAAGGGCTCCATGCAAAGCGTGGTGGTCAAGGCCCACCGCCAGATCCGGGAGCACGGGCGGCTGGCCCTGTTTAAATCCGACGTGCCGGGCCTGGCCGACGGCGAGCAGAAGCGCGACTTCGTCTACGTCAAGGACTGCACGGCCCTGCTGGCCTGGCTGCTGGAGCGCAAGGACGTCAGCGGCATCCATAATGTGGGCACGGGCGCGGCCCGCGGCTTCAACGACCTGGGCCGGGCGGTATTTGCCGCGCTGGGGCGGGAGTGCCGCATCGACTATGTGGATATGCCGGAAACACTGCGCGGCAAGTACCAGAATTACACCCGCGCTGAAATGGACTGGCTGGCCCGCGTGGACTGTCCTCTGGGTTTCACTTCCCTGGAAGAGGGCGTGGCCGATTACGTCTGCAATTATCTTGAGAAAGATGATTCATACCTGTAA